The Falco cherrug isolate bFalChe1 chromosome 15, bFalChe1.pri, whole genome shotgun sequence genome includes a region encoding these proteins:
- the F8 gene encoding coagulation factor VIII isoform X1: MMLVGALHGLLLLCLVEKGISKVRRYYIGAVETAWDYVHSDLLSVLQAPAGASGHLGPQPPAPGVPTQYRKAVFVEYPDASFTQPKPKPAWMGLLGPTIRAEVYDTVVIKFKNLASRPYNLHAIGVSYWKASEGAGYEDESSQLEKEGDRVDPGKTHTYIWEIQQNQGPTDGDSPCLTHSYSSNTDSVKDINSGLIGALLVCRPGTLASDGNEGVQQEFVMLFAVFDEGKSWYSETSSLAAPKPLPHNRTELHTINGYINGSLPGLTLCLKKQVHWHVIGMGTGPEVHSIFLEAHTFLVRSHRLSSLEISSATYLTAQTMPATAGWFRMFCQIPSHQQAGMEAIVKVEECLEERLVKMGKLSDEPEDMDYPEEDEDEEAYHVIQVRSFAKERPVTWTHYIAAEEMDWDYAPVKPVSLDRNVRSLFLEAGPRQIGSKYKKVMFVEYEDATFKKRKVSDQPDKGILGPVIKGEVGDQFKIVFRNLASRPYNIYPHGLTSVRPYHAMKPSQDKDVKDIPVPPGQSFTYSWRVTTEDGPTQADPRCLTRFYYSSIDPVRDMASGLIGPLLICFKKSMDQRGNQIMSDNMRLVLFSVFDENRSWYLEENIRRFCTDAAHVDTQDPQFYASNVMHTINGFVFDNLQTNLCLHEVVYWYVLSVGAQTDFLSIFFSGNTFKRNMVFEDVLTLFPFSGETVFMSLEKPGVWTLGCLNPDFRDRGMRAKFTVLQCQYEQYPDGEDYEDFEEEEEGAFEFQPRSFSKRKEWHKPCVNEQLNITSSRNDTEKPRSCLPEPSYGARVSGGRISDPSSNGTSTLLETIPYPPDISMSSLPETNYDSVSYESFLKDEEELSNIITQDEGFGAHPPGEHLASVSGRVHGTVSPEEGQQWLQQGTPAPEDALAGKMTRISEVQKPVKRTMVQSGGTLEILEAQPQKTTTHATSLWDSIAYAASKDPLQGNRNLIHQNDLEPNVGLQDMSSESAKDKWLRGADKISLNPYESKDIIHTAPALSTDHNFSSTLDNPFASLNETEDNRTSHAVVHNQTRENNYSSNEIDARLEKRPHEIILQGFYESSEGKNVSSSDLGPSKPVQEQILTDESNSLPAKSGTEQEADEFARGTSLLETTFAHTNDLEPSSYITMEERDELILGAMFQDATVTKELPDMNSLAFPEPNVMANDTRQFPNALLNSPEQFLRHRAPAPGMSGPDQRPQQARSLESRGLAHGLGLPNTSWPGSREPLSEVNRAEQGLVSQTPETAVNKKAPKACGPHSPFCSSRFRKRSLTSGNTVPEVLVAQQNLEEKSDMIEGRLHLGRDVPQAVLGDSADETHPVGRPSTAGGGRSSSEEPQRSGRSFPTQKAVGSEAAMAASSSETQAAAADLPSNWDPVSLGAVRRAGGLWSPALAELQPGRGAVGGTPGSKQAEGRSRMEEETNSVEHLGQLSPGPQQLKANATEDSVPESTSGKTPEEIPMKPDSKENYSLSPSSAAHNSTNKNPARYVQASPDGWQVLSGEDVFRETRKREGQDLRDPKEDGEGNSTAGKRNHGPGHRERLDVNNGTHSGSSRLKPDKLDYDEYSDTEQTIEDFDIYEDEEHDPRSFQGEVRQYFIAAVEVMWEYGNQRPQHFLKATRDPWSSRRKPFRQYRKVVFREYMDDSFTQPLLRGELDEHLGILGPYIRAEVEDVIMVTFKNLASRPFSFHSTLQAYEGVQDATQSGQLVQPGKVRKYSWKVLPQMAPTTQEFDCKSWAYFSNVDLEKDLHSGLIGPLIICRRGVLNFVFRRQLAVQEFSLLFTIFDETKSWYFLENMERNCRPPCRIQQDNPDFKRNHSFHAINGYVSDTLPGLVMAQQQRIRWHLLNMGSTEDIHSVHFHGHLFSVRTSQEYRMGVYNLYPGVFGTVEMQPSHAGIWRVECKVGEHQQAGMSALFLVYNQNCRNALGLASGHIADSQITASGQYGQWAPYLARLDNTGSINAWSTDRSSNAWIQVDLLHLMIIHGIKTQGARQKFSSLYISQFVVFYSLDGQRWRKYKGNATSTQMLFFANVDATGVKENQFNPPIIARYIRINPTHYSIRTTLRMELIGCDLNSCSLPLGMENRMIPDQRISASSYSTNIFSSWSPSQARLNLQGRTNAWRPKSNRPNEWLQVDFEVTKKVTAIITQGAKAVFTHMFVKEFAVSSSQNGVHWSPVLQDGKEKIFRANQDHTSTVMNTLEPPLFARYVRIHPRQWHNHIALRIELLGCDTQQEY; encoded by the exons ATGATGCTGGTGGGAGCCCTGCATGGcctcctgcttctctgcctgGTTGAGAAGGGCATCAGCAAAGTCAGAAGATACTACATCGGTGCAGTGGAAACTGCCTGGGACTACGTACACAGCGATCTGCTCTCCGTGCTGCAAGCGCCTGCAGG tGCATCGGGGCATCTGGGCCCACAGCCCCCCGCGCCTGGTGTCCCCACCCAGTACAGGAAGGCCGTGTTTGTGGAGTACCCTGATGCCTCGTTCACGCAGCCCAAGCCCAAGCCAGCATGGATGG gTCTTCTGGGCCCCACCATCCGAGCAGAGGTCTATGACACAGTGGTCATCAAGTTTAAGAACTTGGCCTCCCGTCCATACAACCTCCACGCCATCGGGGTGTCCTACTGGAAGGCATCAGAAG GGGCAGGGTATGAGGATGAGAGCAGCCAGCTAGAGAAGGAAGGTGACAGGGTGGATCCAGGGAAGACACACACGTACATCTGGGAAATCCAGCAAAACCAGGGCCCGACAGATGGTGACTCACCGTGCCTGACCCACTCCTACTCCTCCAACACCGACAGTGTGAAGGACATCAACTCTGGATTGATCGGAGCCCTGCTTGTGTGCCGACCTG GGACCCTGGCTAGTGATGGGAACGAGGGCGTGCAGCAGGAGTTTGTGATGCTCTTCGCAGTGTTTGATGAAG ggaAAAGCTGGTACTCTGAGACCAGCTCCCTGGCAGCTCCTAAGCCCCTGCCTCACAACAGGACGGAGCTGCACACCATCAATGGCTACATCAATGGCTCGCTGCCTG GTCTCACACTGTGCCTCAAGAAGCAAGTCCACTGGCACGTGATCGGGATGGGCACTGGGCCAGAAGTCCACTCCATCTTCTTGGAAGCCCACACATTCCTGGTGAGAAGCCACCGTCTCAGCAGCCTAGAAATCTCCTCTGCCACGTATCTCACAGCCCAGACCATGCCAGCAACAGCTGGCTGGTTTCGGATGTTCTGCCAGATACCATCCCATCAGCAAG CTGGCATGGAGGCTATTGTGAAGGTGGAGGAGTGTCTGGAGGAGCGCCTGGTGAAGATGGGGAAACTGTCAGATGAGCCAGAGGACATGGATTACCCtgaagaagatgaagatgaGGAAGCTTATCATGTGATCCAAGTGCGCTCTTTTGCCAAAGAGAGGCCTGTGACCTGGACTCACTACATTGCGGCTGAGGAAATGGACTGGGACTACGCCCCAGTGAAGCCAGTGTCTCTGGACAG AAACGTCAGGAGCCTGTTCCTGGAGGCTGGCCCCCGGCAGATCGGTTCAAAGTATAAGAAAGTGATGTTTGTGGAGTACGAGGATGCAACCTTCAAGAAGCGCAAGGTGTCAGATCAACCGGACAAGGGAATTCTGGGGCCTGTCATTAAGGGGGAGGTTGGAGATCAGTTTAAG ATCGTGTTCAGGAACCTGGCAAGCCGACCATACAACATCTACCCTCACGGTCTCACCAGTGTAAGGCCATACCACGCCATGAAGCCCTCTCAAG ATAAGGACGTGAAGGACATTCCTGTCCCTCCTGGCCAGTCGTTCACCTACAGCTGGAGGGTCACCACTGAGGATGGGCCAACGCAGGCAGATCCTCGCTGCCTCACCCGTTTCTACTACAGCTCCATCGACCCAGTCCGAGACATGGCCTCAGGCCTGATTGGGCCCCTCCTGATCTGCTTTAAGAAGTCCATGGATCAGAGGGGAAATCAG ATAATGTCAGACAATATGAGGTTGGTGCTGTTTTCGGTCTTTGATGAGAACCGCAGCTGGTACCTGGAGGAGAACATCAGGCGGTTCTGCACTGACGCAGCCCATGTGGATACCCAGGACCCCCAGTTTTACGCCTCCAACGTGATGCACA CTATTAACGGCTTTGTATTTGACAACCTCCAAACAAACCTCTGCCTGCATGAGGTCGTGTATTGGTATGTCCTGAGTGTTGGGGCCCAAACAGATTTCCTCTCCATCTTCTTCTCTGGAAACACATTCAAGCGCAACATGGTCTTTGAGGATGTGCTTACCCTTTTCCCGTTTTCTGGAGAAACGGTCTTCATGAGCTTGGAAAAGCCAG GTGTCTGGACGCTGGGGTGCCTGAATCCTGATTTCAGAGACCGAGGGATGCGTGCCAAGTTCACGGTCTTGCAGTGCCAGTATGAGCAATATCCTGATGGGGAAGATTATGAGGAttttgaggaggaggaggagggtgccTTTGAATTCCAACCCAGGAGCTTCTCTAAAAGAAAGGAATGGCACAAGCCATGTGTGAATGAGCAGCTCAACATCACCTCTTCCAGAAATGATACAGAGAAACCAAGATCGTGCTTGCCAGAACCCAGCTATGGGGCCCGCGTGAGTGGTGGCAGGATTTCTGATCCCTCTTCTAATGGCACCTCAACACTTCTAGAAACAATCCCATATCCACCTGATATTTCCATGTCTTCTCTGCCAGAGACAAACTATGATTCAGTGTCCTATGAATCCTTCctgaaagatgaagaagaatTGTCAAATATCATCACCCAGGATGAAGGGTTTGGAGCTCACCCACCTGGAGAACACTTGGCAAGTGTCAGTGGTAGGGTCCATGGTACTGTGAGCCCAGAAGAAGGTCAGCAATGGCTGCAGCAAGGCACGCCAGCTCCAGAAGATGCTCTGGCAGGGAAGATGACAAGAATCTCAGAGGTGCAGAAGCCAGTAAAAAGGACAATGGTCCAGTCTGGTGGTACATTGGAGATCCTGGAAGCACAGCCTCAAAAGACAACTACTCATGCAACAAGCTTGTGGGACTCAATTGCTTATGCTGCTAGCAAAGATCCTCTTCAAGGGAACAGGAACTTAATTCACCAGAATGACCTGGAACCCAATGTGGGACTCCAAGACATGTCTTCGGAGAGTGCTAAGGACAAGTGGCTAAGAGGGGCTGATAAAATATCCTTAAATCCATATGAGTCAAAGGATATAATCCATACAGCACCGGCTTTAAGTACTGATCATAACTTTTCCTCCACACTGGACAATCCTTTTGCATCTTTGAATGAGACAGAAGACAACAGGACTTCTCATGCCGTGGTTCACAATCAAACCAGAGAAAACAATTATTCATCAAATGAGATAGATGCTAGGCTGGAAAAAAGACctcatgaaattattttgcaaggCTTTTATGAAtcttctgaagggaaaaatgtttcttcctcaGATCTGGGACCCAGCAAACCTGTACAAGAACAAATCCTCACAGATGAGAGTAACTCCTTGCCTGCAAAAAGTGGCACAGAACAAGAAGCTGATGAATTTGCCAGAGGCACAAGCCTTCTAGAAACCACCTTTGCACACACCAATGACCTGGAGCCTTCCAGCTATATAACAATGGAAGAGAGGGATGAATTAATCTTGGGCGCCATGTTTCAGGATGCTACAGTCACTAAGGAATTGCCAGACATGAACAGTCTTGCCTTTCCTGAACCGAACGTCATGGCCAATGACACAAGGCAGTTCCCAAATGCTCTCCTAAACAGCCCTGAGCAGTTTCTGAGACACagagctccagccccaggcatgAGTGGCCCTGACCAGAGGCCTCAACAAGCCAGGTCACTGGAGAGCAGAGGCTTGGCGCATGGTCTGGGTCTTCCCAACACCAGTtggcctggcagcagggagccccTCTCCGAGGttaacagagcagagcagggtctGGTCAGCCAGACTCCTGAGACAGCAGTGAATAAGAAAGCACCAAAGGCGTGTGGACCTCATTCCCCTTTTTGCAGCAGCCGCTTCAGAAAGAGGTCCCTGACATCAGGCAACACTGTGCCTGAGGTGCTGGTGGCCCAGCaaaacctggaagaaaaatcagacatGATTGAGGGAAGACTACACCTGGGCAGGGATGTTCCACAGGCTGTGCTTGGAGATAGTGCTGATGAGACGCATCCTGTGGGGAGGCCAAGCACAGCTGGGGGTGGACGCAGCAGCAGCGAGGAGCCCCAGCGCAGCGGACGCTCTTTCCCCACACAGAAAGCAGTGGGGAGTGAGGCAGCAATGGCAGCAAGTAGCTCAGAGacacaagctgcagctgcagaccTGCCCTCAAACTGGGATCCGGTCTCCCTGGGGGCAGTGAGACGTGCCGGGGGCTTGTGGAGCCCAGCtttggctgagctgcagccaggcagaggtGCTGTCGGGGGCACTCCTGGGAGCAAGCAAGCCGAGGGGAGAAGCCGGATGGAGGAAGAGACAAATTCTGTGGAGCATCTGGGTCAGCTCAGTCCTGGGCCTCAGCAGCTGAAGGCCAATGCCACGGAAGACTCTGTGCCTGAGAGCACATCTGGGAAAACCCCAGAAGAAATCCCTATGAAACCAGACTCCAAAGAGAACTATTCCCTGTCTCCAAGCAGTGCCGCTCACAACAGCACTAACAAAAACCCAGCCAGATATGTGCAAGCCAGCCCAGATGGATGGCAGGTGCTCAGTGGGGAAGATGTCTTCagagaaaccagaaaaagagaGGGCCAGGACCTAAGAGACCCCAAGGAGGATGGGGAAGGtaacagcacagctgggaagagGAATCACGGCCCAGGACATAGGGAGAGACTGGATGTGAACAATGGGACCCATTCTGGCTCCTCGAGGCTGAAGCCAGACAAGCTGGACTACGACGAGTACAGTGACACAGAGCAGACCATAGAGGATTTTGACATCTATGAGGATGAGGAGCATGACCCGCGCTCCTTCCAGGGGGAGGTACGGCAATACTTCATTGCAGCAGTGGAGGTGATGTGGGAATACGGGAACCAGAGACCCCAGCACTTCCTTAAAGCCAC CAGGGACCCttggagcagcagaaggaagcctTTCCGGCAGTACCGCAAGGTGGTTTTCCGAGAGTACATGGATGATTCCTTCACGCAGCCGCTGCTGCGGGGAGAGTTGGATGAGCACTTGGGCATCCTCGGGCCATACATCAGGGCAGAAGTTGAAGATGTCATCATG GTTACATTCAAGAACCTAGCCTCACGGCCCTTCTCCTTCCACTCCACACTGCAAGCCTACGAGGGGGTGCAGGATGCCACGCAGAGCGGACAGCTGGTGCAGCCCGGCAAGGTGCGGAAGTACTCCTGGAAAGTCCTGCCCCAGATGGCACCCACCACGCAGGAGTTCGACTGCAAGTCCTGGGCTTACTTCTCCAACGTGGACCTG GAGAAGGACCTGCACTCGGGCCTTATTGGGCCACTGATCATCTGCCGCCGTGGGGTGCTGAACTTCGTTTTCAGGCggcagctggctgtgcaggaGTTCTCCCTGCTCTTCACTATCTTTGATGAGACCAAAAGCTGGTACTTCCTAGAGAACATGGAGAGGAACTGCCGCCCTCCTTGCCGCATCCAGCAGGACAACCCTGACTTTAAGAGAAACCATTCCTTCCACG CCATCAATGGCTACGTGAGTGACACGCTGCCCGGGCTGGTGATGGCTCAGCAGCAACGGATCCGATGGCACCTCCTGAACATGGGCAGCACTGAGGATATCCACTCTGTCCACTTTCATGGGCATCTGTTCAGTGTCAGGACTAGCCAGGAGTATCGCATGGGAGTCTACAACCTTTATCCCG GTGTCTTTGGGACGGTAGAGATGCAGCCCTCGCATGCCGGGATCTGGCGAGTAGAGTGCAAAGTGGGAGAGCACCAGCAAGCTGGGATGAGTGCTCTCTTCCTCGTGTACAACCAGA ACTGCCGAAACGCCCTCGGTCTGGCCTCGGGCCACATTGCAGACTCTCAGATCACAGCATCGGGGCAGTACG GGCAGTGGGCTCCTTACCTGGCCAGGCTGGATAACACCGGCTCCATCAACGCTTGGAGCACTGACCGCAGCAGCAATGCCTGGATCCAG GTGGACCTTTTGCATCTCATGATTATTCATGGTATAAAAACCCAAGGGGCCCGACAAAAGTTCTCCAGCCTTTACATCTCCCAGTTTGTTGTCTTCTACAGCCTCGATGGGCAAAGGTGGAGGAAATACAAGGGGAACGCCACCAGCACCCAGATG ctgttCTTTGCAAATGTGGATGCAACCGGagtgaaagaaaatcagttcaACCCTCCGATCATAGCCCGGTATATCCGCATTAACCCCACTCACTACAGCATCCGGACCACCCTGCGGATGGAGCTCATCGGCTGCGATCTGAACA gCTGCTCCTTGCCCCTAGGAATGGAGAACAGAATGATCCCTGACCAGCGCATTTCTGCATCCTCCTACAGCACCAACATCTTCTCCAGCTGGTCACCCTCCCAGGCCCGCCTGAACCTGCAGGGGAGGACCAACGCATGGAGGCCAAAG AGCAACAGGCCCAACGAGTGGTTACAGGTGGACTTTGAAGTAACCAAGAAGGTGACTGCAATCATAACCCAAGGTGCCAAAGCTGTCTTCACCCACATGTTTGTGAAAGAGTTCGCCGTCTCCAGCAGCCAGAACGGTGTGCACTGGAGCCCAGTCCTGCAGGACGGCAAGGAGAAG ATTTTCAGGGCAAACCAAGACCACACCAGCACAGTGATGAATACCCTGGAGCCCCCTCTCTTTGCCCGCTACGTGAGGATACACCCCCGGCAGTGGCACAACCACATTGCCTTGCGGATAGAGCTCCTGGGCTGCGACACTCAGCAGGAATACTGA